CGGGTCCTCCGAAGCGGCCTACAGCCAGCCCTTGGCCGCCGCGATCCGTACCGCGTCGGAGCGGTTGCGGGCGGCGGTCTTCTGGATGGCGGTGGAGAGGTAGTTGCGGACCGTGCCGTGCGAGAGGTGGAGGGCGGCGGCGATCTCGGCGTTGGTGGAGCCGTCCGCCGCGGCGCGCAGCACGTCCCGTTCGCGGTCGGTCAGCGGGTCGGCGCCCTCCGCGAGCGCGGCGGCGGCCAGAGCGGGGTCGATGACACGCTCTCCGGCGATCACCTTCCGTACCGCCGCCGCGAGTTGGGCGGCAGGCGCGTCCTTCACCAGGAAGGCGTCGGCACCCGCCTCCATCGCGCGGCGGAGGTAGCCGGGGCGGCCGAAGGTCGTGACCACCACGATCTTCACGGACGGGAGTTCGCGGCGCAGCACTCCGGCGGCCTCGATGCCGGTCATGCCCGGCATCTCGATGTCCAGCAGGGCCACGTCGACGGCGTGGGCGCGGGCGGCGTCCAGGACCTCGTCGCCGCGTGCCACTTGGGCCGCCACCTCGATGTCGGGTTCGAGCCCGAGCAGCGCGGCGAGGGCCTCCCGCACCATGGACTGGTCCTCGGCGAGGAGGAGTCGGATCACACGCTCGCTCATTCCGGCGATGTTAGTGCCGCGTCACGAACCTCTGTGGGCAGAACACCCTCCCCGTCGGCCACGTCCCTTCCCGGGGCGATCTCGGCGTCCTCGGCGTCCTCGCCACTGCCGGTGAGTACGGGCCCAGCGAGCGCGGCATCGGGCAGGTCCGCCGCCGACCGGGCGGAGGTGGCCGCGGGCGGGTCCCGGTCCAGGCCGGCCGGGACACCGCCACCGTCGTGGAACAGGTGCAGCTGGTGGGCCAGGCCCCCGTCAGGGGCACGGGGCAACCGGCTCCGCCCCTTCGGGCACCCATCGTGCCCCGTAGCTCCCTGCCCCGGCACCGATGTCGCGTTTAACGTCCATGGGTGAACCTCTGGACCTCTCTCGAACCTGCCTCCGCGACCGTGGACCCGGGTGACAGTACGACCGTGCGGTTGCGTCTGCGCAACACCGGTGACGTGGTGGACGAGTACCGTTTCGAAGTGGTGGGCTCACTCGCTCCTTGGGCTGCCGTGGAGCCGCCGTCACTGCGGTTGTTCCCGGGGACGACGGGGACGGTCGAGCTGACGTTCTCCCCGCCGCGCACGCCGGACGCGGCGGCCGGCCCCCATCCGTACGCGGTGAAGGTCACGCCGACGGAGCACCCGCAGGCCACCACCGTCCCGGAGGGGAACCTCACCGTCACCCCGTTCACGGAGATGCGGGCGGAGTTGGTGCCGCCGACCGTGAAGGGCCGTTTCCGCGGACGCCCCAGGCTGGCCGTGGACAACCTGGGCAACACCAAACTGACGGCGTCGGTGCGCGGCAGCGACAACGGTGATCACCTGTCGTACGACATCCGACCGAGCAATGTGCAGATCGAGCCGGGACGCGCGGCGTTCCTGAAGACGACACTGAAGCCGCGGCAGATCACCTGGATCGGGTCCAAGGCGGACCGGCCGTACACCATGGCGGTGCAGCGGTCGGGTGCCACGCCGCTGGACGTGGCGGGCACCTACGTGCAGCGGAGCGTCCTGCCGCGCTGGCTGGCGGCCTTCTTGAGCGTTCTCCTCGCTCTGGTGATCGCGTTCGTGATGATCTGGCTCAGCCGCTCGCCCCGCGTCGCCAGCACCGCCACCGAGAAGCCCCAGGAGACCGCCGTCGGCACGCTGGCGCCCCCCTTGCCCTCGCCGCCCCCCGAGGCGCCGAAGGCCGCACCCGCCGCGACCACGGCACCCCCGGCCGCCGCCGCGACGCAGGAGGCGGACGAGGGCGGGGCGGGAAGCGGTGGCTCCGAGGAGAAGAAGACCGACACCGAGGAGCGGACCGCGGCGACTGCGGTCCGGCAGAAGGCCGCGGAGAAGCCGGGTGAACGGCACATCTGCTACCGCGTCCACACGAGGGACCACGGCTGGTCCGATGCCGCGTGCGACGGCGACACGGCGGGCACGCCGGGCTCGGGCGACCAGATCACCTCCGTCAACGTCGCGTCGTCCAAAACCGACGGCTCGGGCGGCAACGCCATGACCCGCAACCCCGCGGGAACCGACGACCAGCACTTCCCCTACACGTGGCAGTACGCCGTCGACGGCGCCGACGCCTACCTCGGCAGTACCGAGAAGGACGCCCTGTGGCTGCGGGGGTTCACCATCGCGGTCGGCGGCGGCAAGACCAGCGTCTGCGAGAGCACGTACGTCCACGACGGCGACTGGCTCCCTCTGACCTGCGACGACAACCCGGACGACGATTACGACTTCACCTACGCCGGCACCCGCGACAACAACCTGTGGATCGAAGCGGTGAGGCTCAACGCGTGATCCGCCGCCCGCCCGCCCGGCAGCGCGGGACAGCCCTCAAAGACGCTCCCCCAGCGGCACGCTCAGGGTGAGCCGGAAGCCCCGGCCGGTGTCGGCCGGGCGGGCGGTGAGCGTGCCGTCCACGGCGGCGAGGCGTTCGCGGAGCCCGGTGAGGCCGTTGCCGGGGGTGATGCCCGCGCCGCCCCGGCCGTCGTCCGCGACGGTGAGTTCGAGGAAACGGCCGGCGAGGGTCTGCCGGGATGTGAGGCCGATGGCGCACGTGCCGGCCCCGCTGTGGCGTACGACGTTGGTGACGGCTTCCCGCAGCCCCCAGGCGAGGGCCTCCTCGGAGCCCGCGGGCAGGGTGTCCGGGGCCGGGGTGGCGGTGGGGACCTCGGCGGTGATGCCCGCCGCCGCCAACGCGGTACGGGCTCCGGCGAGTTCACCGGCGAGGGTGAGCCGGCGGTAGCCGGTGACGGCGTCCCGCACGTCCGCCAGGGCCTGGCGGCTGACCTGCTCGATGTCGGCGACCTGGAGGGCCGCCCGGTCCGGGTGGCCGGGGAGCATCCGCCCGGCCAGCTCGCTCTTCAGGGTGATCAGCGAGAGCGAGTGGCCGAGCAGGTCGTGCAGGTCGCGGGCGAGGCGCAAGCGTTCCTCGTTGGCGGCGAGTTGGGCGACGGTGGCGCGGGCCTCGCGCAGTTCGACCGTCGTACGGACCAGTTGGCGTACGCCGGTCATCGCGAAGCCGACGAGCAGGGCGGGCGGGACCAGGGCGACGATCAGCGACCGCGCCCCGTCACCGCCGATCGCGAGGCCGAGCCCCACCATCAGGGCGGTCACCGCCGGAATCAGCCAGGCGGCGGCCCGCAGTCTCAGGGCGGCGCCGACGGAGACGCAGACGTAGACGAAGAGCACCAGCCAGGGAAGCCCGAGCCTCAGGCTGAGGACGGTCGCCAGCACGGTCAGGACGGTCAGCGTCACCGGCACGGTGAGGAACCCCACCGCCCGGGCCGGAATCGGGGACCGGGCGGTGTAGCGGAAGACCAGGTGGAGGTAGGCGCAGACGAACGCGGCCAGTCCGAGGGAGCCGAGCACGGTGTCCCACCCGGTGTGGTCGCCGTCGGCGAGGTCCTTGACCGGGGCGCTCATGAACGCCAGCCAGATGCAGATCCAGAGCAGCTTCATGCCGACCTGGCGGCGGTTGACCGGCGGGCGCCCGATGCCCACCCACGTGTCGTCGTCGCTCACGCCTTCAGGGTGTCCTTCCGGTAGAGCCAGGCCGCGCTGCCCGCGAAGACCACGAAATAGGCGCAGAGCAGAAGGACGTCCCGGGCGTGCGGGGCGCCACCGGTCTCGATGGCCTGGCCGAGCGCGGCGTACGCGTGGGTGGGCAGCCAGCGGGAGATGTTCTGGAGCCAGTCGGGGAAGGTGGAGGCGGGCATCCACAGTCCGCCGAGGATCGAGAGCCCGAAGTAGATGATCATCGTGATCGGGCGGACCGCGTCACCGCTGGCCAGGTAGCCGATGGCCACTCCGAGGGCGGCGAAGACGAGCGATCCGGCCCAGATGACCCCGGCCAGCGCGAACCACTGCCACGCCTCCTGCCGTACGCCCTTGACCCCGGCGGCCACCACGAACACGACCACGATGCACGGCAGGGTGACGATCGCGGCGCCGGCGATCTTCCCCAGCACGTAGGCGTGACCGGGCAGCGCGGTCAGGCGGAGCTGACGGACCCAGCCCTTCTCGCGCTCCTTGGCGATGCGTTCGCTGTTGCCCATGAGCACGGCGGTCAGCGCGCCGAAGGAGGCCATGGCGACCATGAAGAAGGCCTGCATGGTCAGTTCGGTGCCGGGGACCGTGCCGGTGGTGTTCTGGGTGCTGGAGACCGCCAGGTAGATCACCGACGGGTAGAGGATCGAGAAGAACATGAACTTCTTGTTCCGCAGGGTGCGGGTCACTTCCAGCCGGATCAGCGCCCAGGAGAAGAGGTTCGCCCGATTCGCCCCGGCCCTGGTGGCCGGAGCCGTCGTCCCGCCCCGCGCGTCGGCGGCACCGGCCGCGCTCGCGGCGGGCGCCGGGGGCGCGGCGGCGTTCACGGCCGCGGTGGTCGTCACGGCCGCGGTGGTCGCGGTCTTCGTCGTGCTCGTCTCGTCCCTCATGCGGTTCTGGCCTCCTCGGCCTCGGTGATGGCGACGAAGGCCTGCTCCAGGCCGAGTCCGGTGACTTCGAGCGCGCGCGGGTAGAGGCCGAGGCCGTAGATCGCGTGGACGGTCGCGTCGGCGTTCTGCGACTGGATGCGTACCCGGTCGCCGGTGACGTCGAGCGCGGAGAGGAACGGCAGGGCGCGCAGCGCGGTTTCGTCGATCGTGCCCTCCAGTTCGAAGGAGATCCTGCGGACACCCGCCTTGGCCTTGATCTCGGCGGCGGTGCCGTCGGCGAGCAACCGGCCCTTGTGGAGGACGAGGACGCGGTCGGCGATCGCGTCGGCCTCTTCGAGGTAGTGGGTGGCGAACAGGACGGTACGGCCCTGGTCGGCCTGCTCGCGCATGGTGGCCCAGAACGCCTGCCGCGCGGTGACGTCCATGCCGGTGGTCGGCTCGTCGAGCACGATCAGGTCGGAGGCCCCGGCGGTGGCGAGCGCGAACCGCACCCGCTGCTCCTGGCCGCCGGAGAGCTTGTTGACCATGCGGCCGGCGATCGACGCGATGCCCGCCCGTGCCAGCACCTCGCCGACCGGGTACGCGCGGGGGTGCAGGCTGCACGCCAGCCGGACGATCTCCTCGACGGTGACGTCCTCCATCAGCCCGCCGCTCTGCAGCATCGCACCGACCTGCCCGGCGGCGATGGCCGCCTGCGGGGTGGTGCCGAAGACGCGGACCGTGCCGCTGTCCGGCGTCCGCAGCCCGAGCAGCAGGTCGAGCGTGGAGGATTTCCCCGCTCCGTTGGGGCCGAGCAGCGCCACGGTCTCGCCGGGGTGCAGGTCGAGGCGGAGCCCGTCGACCGCGCGCACGTCGCCGTACGCCTTGCTGACCTGGTCGAAGCTGACCACGGCCGTGGCTGCGGCGGTCGCTCCGGTGACTGTCGTTGTCATGGGTACAGCCTCGCCGAACGGGGGTGCGCCCGGCAGGGTCGGCGGGCTGTGATCGGGGATGACAGATGTCATACCGCACGGATGACAGCGCCGCCCGCACGGCGACGGCCGGCACGGGGGCCTCACGGGTACGCCCGCGGGGACGACGCCGGGTACGCCACCGCTCCCGCCCGGGAAACCTGGGCGGGAGCGGTGTGCGGTGCGGCGGGGACCCGGTCAGCCCTGACCGGTGAGGTCGATCGTGACCGTGCGTTCGGCGGTGGTCTTGCCGAGCAGCGCCTGCTGCATGGCCTTGGCCACGTCGTCGGGTCCGACCTGGTGCTGCTTGCCGTCCGCCTTCGTCGCCATGACGCCGTCGAAGACGCCGTCGCAGAGGGTCTCGATGGCCTGCTTGTCGTAGTACGGCACGAGCTTCCCGTCGACCGCCTTCATCGACAGGATCTGCGGCAGGGAGCGCGCCGGGCCGAAGTCGATCGACGCGGTACCGGCCTTGATGGTGATCAGGCCGGACATCGCGGGCTCCGCGAACTCCTTCATCGCCCGGTCGAGTTCGGCCTGGGTGACGGTGGGCTGACGGGCCACGACCGGCAGCTCCACGACGGCGGAGGTGCCCGTCTGGACCTGGGCGCGGTAGGCGTCCCGTACGGCGACGATCGACTGGTTGACGTCGATCCCCTTGCCCGCCTTGCCCGGCACCGGCTCGGCCTTGTTCGGCTCGAACTTGATGGTGCCGTCGGTCGCGGAACCGGAGACACCGGCCAGGGCGTTGAGCGCCGCGGCGAGCTTCTCCTCGTCGACCGGGATGACCGGGTCGGCCGGGCGCGCCCCGCCGAAGAGGGAGCCGATCACGGAGACCGGGTTGTAGTCGCTGCCCGCCGCGCCGCGCACGGTCTCCTCGCTGTCCAGCGCCAGACCGGCCTTCTCCGGGGAGAGCTCGGTCTGCTTGCCGTCGACCGACAGCTTCAGCGGTGCCTGGGCGCGCTTGCCGAACTCGGCGTCGAGCTTGCTCACCGCCTCGGTCTTCGTGCCGCCGCCGATGTCCAGGCCGAGGACCGTGGTGCCCTTGGGGACCTCGGAGTGGTTCATCAGCAGGCCCGCGCCGTAGGCGACGCCCGCCAGGACGACGACCGCGACGCCCAGCAGGACCGTCTTGGACCGGCCCTTGCGGGCGGGCGCGGCGGTCTGCGGGGCGGGACGCGGGGTGGTGGGACCCGAGGGGCCCTGCGGTACGGGGCTCGGCCCGTCCGGCCCCTCGGAGCGGGGCGGGAACGGCCGTGCGCCGCCGGGCACGACGGGGATGCCGCCGGTGAGGGTGTCACCGGAGACGTGCCCGCCGCCCGGGACGGGCGCGGGGACCTGGGGCGTCAGGATCGCGGTGTCGT
The DNA window shown above is from Streptomyces sp. NBC_00247 and carries:
- a CDS encoding ABC transporter permease; the protein is MFFSILYPSVIYLAVSSTQNTTGTVPGTELTMQAFFMVAMASFGALTAVLMGNSERIAKEREKGWVRQLRLTALPGHAYVLGKIAGAAIVTLPCIVVVFVVAAGVKGVRQEAWQWFALAGVIWAGSLVFAALGVAIGYLASGDAVRPITMIIYFGLSILGGLWMPASTFPDWLQNISRWLPTHAYAALGQAIETGGAPHARDVLLLCAYFVVFAGSAAWLYRKDTLKA
- a CDS encoding ABC transporter ATP-binding protein; the protein is MTTTVTGATAAATAVVSFDQVSKAYGDVRAVDGLRLDLHPGETVALLGPNGAGKSSTLDLLLGLRTPDSGTVRVFGTTPQAAIAAGQVGAMLQSGGLMEDVTVEEIVRLACSLHPRAYPVGEVLARAGIASIAGRMVNKLSGGQEQRVRFALATAGASDLIVLDEPTTGMDVTARQAFWATMREQADQGRTVLFATHYLEEADAIADRVLVLHKGRLLADGTAAEIKAKAGVRRISFELEGTIDETALRALPFLSALDVTGDRVRIQSQNADATVHAIYGLGLYPRALEVTGLGLEQAFVAITEAEEARTA
- a CDS encoding sensor histidine kinase; this encodes MSDDDTWVGIGRPPVNRRQVGMKLLWICIWLAFMSAPVKDLADGDHTGWDTVLGSLGLAAFVCAYLHLVFRYTARSPIPARAVGFLTVPVTLTVLTVLATVLSLRLGLPWLVLFVYVCVSVGAALRLRAAAWLIPAVTALMVGLGLAIGGDGARSLIVALVPPALLVGFAMTGVRQLVRTTVELREARATVAQLAANEERLRLARDLHDLLGHSLSLITLKSELAGRMLPGHPDRAALQVADIEQVSRQALADVRDAVTGYRRLTLAGELAGARTALAAAGITAEVPTATPAPDTLPAGSEEALAWGLREAVTNVVRHSGAGTCAIGLTSRQTLAGRFLELTVADDGRGGAGITPGNGLTGLRERLAAVDGTLTARPADTGRGFRLTLSVPLGERL
- a CDS encoding response regulator transcription factor, giving the protein MSERVIRLLLAEDQSMVREALAALLGLEPDIEVAAQVARGDEVLDAARAHAVDVALLDIEMPGMTGIEAAGVLRRELPSVKIVVVTTFGRPGYLRRAMEAGADAFLVKDAPAAQLAAAVRKVIAGERVIDPALAAAALAEGADPLTDRERDVLRAAADGSTNAEIAAALHLSHGTVRNYLSTAIQKTAARNRSDAVRIAAAKGWL
- a CDS encoding COG1470 family protein — its product is MNLWTSLEPASATVDPGDSTTVRLRLRNTGDVVDEYRFEVVGSLAPWAAVEPPSLRLFPGTTGTVELTFSPPRTPDAAAGPHPYAVKVTPTEHPQATTVPEGNLTVTPFTEMRAELVPPTVKGRFRGRPRLAVDNLGNTKLTASVRGSDNGDHLSYDIRPSNVQIEPGRAAFLKTTLKPRQITWIGSKADRPYTMAVQRSGATPLDVAGTYVQRSVLPRWLAAFLSVLLALVIAFVMIWLSRSPRVASTATEKPQETAVGTLAPPLPSPPPEAPKAAPAATTAPPAAAATQEADEGGAGSGGSEEKKTDTEERTAATAVRQKAAEKPGERHICYRVHTRDHGWSDAACDGDTAGTPGSGDQITSVNVASSKTDGSGGNAMTRNPAGTDDQHFPYTWQYAVDGADAYLGSTEKDALWLRGFTIAVGGGKTSVCESTYVHDGDWLPLTCDDNPDDDYDFTYAGTRDNNLWIEAVRLNA